Proteins from a single region of Candidatus Rubrimentiphilum sp.:
- the bioB gene encoding biotin synthase BioB has translation MNELIRLPVSEVPQLLAAADEVRERHCGNGIAVEVLYNAKKGGCSEDCNFCSQSARYATDVEPETLGSVESFVQAAGDAHARGAGEFCIVVAVRGPSQRLLERVCEAVPAIKARYPLTVAVSLGIMTEEQLQKLLEAGVDKVNHNLESSRRYFPKVCTTHSYDERWQTCLLVKQLGLELCCGGIIGMGETLDDRVDFLLELQTLQPQEVPINFLNPRPGTPFGNRPLLEPAEALRFVALARLAMPTALIRFAGGREVTLQGLQDLGMRSGASGLVLGDYLTTQGRKDEEDFTMLDRLGFEVLA, from the coding sequence TTGAACGAGCTCATTCGCTTGCCTGTTAGCGAGGTGCCACAGCTGCTGGCGGCCGCCGACGAAGTGCGCGAACGCCACTGCGGCAACGGTATTGCGGTCGAGGTTCTGTACAACGCCAAAAAAGGCGGCTGCTCCGAAGATTGCAACTTCTGTTCGCAGAGCGCGCGCTACGCCACGGACGTTGAACCCGAGACGCTCGGTTCGGTCGAGAGTTTCGTACAAGCCGCGGGCGACGCGCACGCGCGCGGCGCCGGTGAGTTTTGCATTGTGGTTGCCGTGCGCGGTCCGTCGCAAAGACTGCTGGAGCGCGTCTGTGAAGCGGTGCCGGCCATCAAGGCGCGCTATCCGCTGACCGTCGCCGTTTCGCTCGGAATCATGACGGAAGAGCAATTGCAGAAGTTGCTTGAGGCCGGTGTCGACAAAGTCAACCACAATTTGGAAAGCTCGCGGCGATACTTCCCGAAGGTTTGCACGACGCACAGCTACGACGAACGCTGGCAAACGTGTCTGCTCGTCAAACAGCTCGGCCTCGAACTTTGCTGCGGCGGGATTATCGGCATGGGTGAGACGCTCGACGATCGCGTTGATTTCCTGCTCGAGCTGCAAACACTGCAGCCCCAGGAAGTTCCGATTAACTTTCTCAACCCGCGTCCGGGAACGCCGTTCGGAAACCGTCCGCTGCTGGAACCCGCCGAAGCATTGCGTTTTGTCGCGCTCGCACGACTTGCCATGCCAACTGCGCTCATTCGTTTTGCGGGCGGGCGCGAAGTGACGCTGCAAGGCTTGCAGGATCTCGGAATGCGCAGCGGCGCGAGCGGTTTGGTGCTCGGCGATTATCTGACGACGCAGGGACGCAAGGACGAAGAAGACTTCACGATGCTCGATCGCCTCGGTTTCGAGGTATTGGCGTGA
- a CDS encoding aminotransferase class I/II-fold pyridoxal phosphate-dependent enzyme, whose protein sequence is MDQSKTPYFQALLDYVDAGVIPFHTPGHKQGIGMDLAFREFVGDNLCAIDLTPMPGIDDLLQPTESLLEAQQLAAEAYGADRTYFLINGSTSGNQAMMMAAVNPGDKIAVPRNSHKSMLGGLVMSGADPVYMQPVVDEALHMDHCVTPETVAETLREHPDVKAVYIVTPTYYGVAADIKAIVKVARGAGKLVLVDEAWGPHFHFHPGLPLSATAAKADLVVNSTHKMLSAFSQCAMLHQIGPRVHVDRLEGVLKMFLSTSPNLPMIASLDVARKQMAMDGVELLTRTIELAQETRKRLNAIPGVYCFGDELKGRPGIFDLDPTKVAITVKDLGYTGYEASAILRRRYNVQVELADLFNVVALFTIGTSQEAADRLVQGVAEMAREDRPVDIFSPSGILERRLKTGSYKLPKIPPMRMLPRDAFLAPTEAVRFKASKGRICAETISPYPPGIPVISPGEEVTDEIIDYLSLEIKAGVRMQGPYDRELKRIRVVK, encoded by the coding sequence GTGGACCAATCTAAGACTCCGTACTTTCAAGCGCTGCTCGATTATGTCGACGCCGGCGTGATTCCGTTTCACACGCCGGGCCACAAGCAAGGCATCGGCATGGATCTCGCGTTCCGCGAATTCGTCGGCGACAATCTGTGCGCGATCGACTTGACGCCGATGCCTGGCATCGACGATCTGTTGCAGCCCACCGAGTCGCTGCTCGAAGCGCAGCAACTGGCCGCCGAAGCTTACGGCGCCGATCGCACGTACTTCTTGATCAACGGCTCGACCAGCGGCAACCAAGCCATGATGATGGCCGCAGTCAACCCCGGCGACAAGATCGCCGTGCCGCGCAACTCGCACAAATCCATGCTGGGCGGGCTGGTGATGAGCGGCGCCGACCCGGTCTACATGCAGCCGGTCGTCGATGAAGCGCTGCACATGGACCACTGCGTTACGCCCGAGACGGTCGCGGAAACGTTGCGCGAACATCCGGACGTCAAAGCCGTCTACATCGTCACGCCGACCTACTACGGCGTAGCCGCCGACATTAAAGCGATCGTGAAGGTCGCGCGCGGCGCCGGCAAACTAGTGCTGGTGGATGAAGCCTGGGGCCCGCATTTTCACTTTCATCCCGGGCTGCCGCTTTCGGCCACGGCCGCCAAAGCCGACTTGGTGGTCAACTCGACGCACAAGATGCTCTCCGCGTTCTCGCAGTGCGCGATGCTGCACCAAATCGGCCCGCGGGTACATGTGGACCGGCTAGAAGGCGTGCTGAAGATGTTTCTGTCCACATCGCCCAACCTGCCGATGATCGCCTCGCTGGACGTTGCCCGCAAGCAGATGGCGATGGACGGCGTCGAGTTGCTCACCCGGACGATCGAGCTGGCGCAAGAGACGCGCAAGCGGCTAAACGCGATCCCGGGCGTCTACTGTTTCGGCGATGAGCTGAAGGGCCGGCCCGGCATCTTCGATCTCGATCCCACCAAAGTCGCGATCACGGTCAAGGATCTCGGCTACACGGGTTACGAGGCCTCGGCGATTCTGCGCCGCCGGTACAACGTGCAAGTGGAGCTCGCCGATCTCTTCAATGTTGTCGCACTCTTTACGATCGGGACGTCCCAAGAGGCCGCCGACCGGCTCGTGCAAGGCGTGGCCGAAATGGCACGCGAGGATCGGCCTGTCGACATCTTCTCGCCCTCAGGCATCCTGGAGCGCCGCCTAAAGACCGGCAGTTACAAACTGCCGAAGATTCCGCCGATGCGCATGCTGCCTCGCGACGCGTTCTTGGCGCCAACTGAAGCCGTGCGCTTCAAAGCGAGCAAAGGACGCATCTGCGCCGAGACGATCTCGCCCTATCCGCCGGGCATTCCCGTGATTTCGCCGGGCGAAGAAGTCACCGACGAAATTATCGACTACCTCTCGTTGGAGATCAAAGCCGGCGTCCGGATGCAAGGCCCGTATGACCGCGAGCTCAAGCGCATCCGCGTCGTTAAATGA
- a CDS encoding R3H domain-containing nucleic acid-binding protein translates to MIEVVLDLGRPPEARFEDDFVYLSETPVSTEDIAHVCSRLSAFGADNRAGIEQTLHRISAIRNRTGKIVGLTCRVGRAVYGTIDILLDILRSGKSICLLGRPGVGKTTMLRECARVLSEDRKRVVIVDTSNEIAGDSDIPHPGIGTARRMQVTDPALQHAVMIEAVENHMPQVVVIDEIGTSAEAEAARTIAERGVELIGTAHGQTLENLLMNPTLTDLMGGIGAVTLSDEEARRRGTRKTVLERKAPPTFDVIVEIHDRDRLAIHKNVADVVDALLRGYQPQPEIRQRTAAGVAIVQEADTESMPHIDMTSGYDVPDGDREKPLMIFPYGVSRNKIERAVHNLRVNASIARKWDDADVVLTLKALERKEQPRLKQIASENIPIYAIKTNTTTQIQSCLKDVFNLPSIDTEEIALREAEEAIYQVLLDSQAAELSPQTSYVRRMQHQLAEKYRLQSRSTGLEPNRRVRIYKA, encoded by the coding sequence ATGATCGAGGTTGTGCTCGATCTTGGGCGTCCGCCCGAGGCGCGTTTCGAAGACGACTTCGTCTATTTGTCGGAGACGCCGGTTTCGACCGAAGACATCGCGCACGTTTGCTCGCGTCTCTCGGCTTTCGGTGCCGACAATCGCGCCGGAATCGAGCAGACGCTGCATCGCATCAGCGCCATCCGCAATCGCACCGGGAAGATCGTCGGTTTGACGTGCCGCGTAGGGCGCGCAGTCTACGGAACGATCGATATTCTGCTGGACATCCTGCGCAGCGGCAAGTCCATCTGTTTGCTGGGCCGTCCCGGCGTGGGCAAAACCACGATGTTACGCGAATGCGCGCGCGTGCTTTCGGAAGATCGCAAGCGCGTCGTGATCGTTGACACTTCGAATGAAATTGCCGGCGACAGCGACATCCCTCATCCCGGAATCGGCACCGCGCGGCGCATGCAAGTCACCGATCCGGCGCTGCAGCACGCGGTGATGATCGAAGCGGTCGAAAATCACATGCCGCAGGTGGTCGTCATTGACGAAATCGGCACGTCGGCTGAAGCTGAAGCCGCGCGGACGATTGCCGAACGCGGCGTGGAGCTGATCGGCACCGCGCACGGCCAGACGCTGGAAAACCTCTTGATGAACCCGACGCTGACCGACTTGATGGGCGGCATCGGGGCGGTGACGCTCTCGGACGAAGAAGCCCGCCGCCGCGGCACGCGCAAAACGGTCCTCGAGCGGAAGGCGCCTCCGACGTTCGACGTCATTGTCGAGATTCACGACCGCGACCGCCTGGCGATCCACAAGAATGTGGCCGACGTCGTGGACGCACTGCTGCGCGGCTATCAGCCGCAGCCCGAGATCCGTCAACGGACCGCCGCGGGCGTGGCGATCGTGCAGGAAGCGGATACGGAGTCCATGCCGCACATCGACATGACTTCCGGCTATGACGTCCCCGACGGGGATCGCGAAAAACCGCTGATGATCTTCCCCTACGGCGTATCGCGCAACAAGATCGAGCGCGCCGTGCACAACCTGCGCGTGAACGCCTCGATCGCGCGCAAGTGGGACGATGCCGACGTCGTTCTCACGCTGAAGGCGCTCGAACGCAAAGAACAGCCGAGGCTTAAGCAGATCGCTTCGGAAAATATTCCGATCTACGCAATCAAGACGAACACGACGACGCAGATTCAGAGCTGTCTGAAAGACGTCTTTAACTTGCCTTCGATCGACACCGAAGAGATCGCCTTGCGTGAGGCGGAGGAAGCGATCTACCAGGTGTTACTCGACAGCCAAGCGGCCGAGCTTTCACCGCAAACGTCGTACGTTCGCCGGATGCAGCATCAGCTAGCTGAAAAATACCGGTTGCAATCGCGCAGCACGGGATTGGAGCCGAATCGAAGGGTCCGGATATATAAGGCGTAA
- the tmk gene encoding dTMP kinase yields MFISFEGIEGSGKSTLLAAVEGPLRAQGRDLVVTREPGGTPAGDAIRRVFIEPHFELSPMAETLLVNASRAQLVADVIGPALKDGKLVLCDRYVHSSLAYQGYGREQSLDAVRAICNAATGGLMPDLTLLIDVSYETSRERLHRRGNADDRLEKMEEAFHRRARAGFLELAEADPRIIVIDGEHSEEQVYKDAMEALARVLT; encoded by the coding sequence GTGTTCATCTCATTCGAAGGAATTGAGGGGAGCGGCAAATCCACGCTCCTCGCGGCGGTAGAAGGTCCGCTGCGCGCGCAAGGCCGCGATCTCGTGGTCACGCGCGAACCGGGCGGGACGCCGGCCGGCGACGCCATTCGCCGTGTCTTCATCGAGCCGCATTTTGAACTGAGCCCGATGGCGGAAACGCTGCTCGTGAACGCGTCGCGAGCTCAATTGGTGGCCGACGTTATCGGCCCGGCGCTAAAAGATGGAAAGCTCGTGTTGTGCGATCGGTACGTGCATTCATCGCTCGCGTATCAAGGGTATGGCCGCGAGCAGTCGCTCGATGCCGTGCGCGCAATCTGCAACGCCGCAACCGGCGGGTTGATGCCGGATTTGACGCTGCTGATTGACGTTTCATATGAAACGTCACGCGAGCGTTTGCACCGGCGCGGCAACGCTGACGATCGGCTCGAAAAAATGGAAGAGGCATTCCACCGGCGCGCTCGCGCAGGATTCCTCGAACTGGCTGAAGCGGATCCGCGCATCATCGTGATCGACGGCGAGCATAGTGAAGAGCAGGTTTACAAAGATGCGATGGAGGCGCTCGCGCGCGTGCTAACGTGA
- a CDS encoding AAA family ATPase has translation MSDLQFDVVGAEGPKQFFGRLNKATIAHAYLFTGPPGVGKKTFARRLAQSLLCEAPKEHVLGYDGTCASCKLIGKDETRHPDLLESIGALKIGEADEPMAFHEADATTSRDLVRQLSLRSYSGGFRIFVLGDIDFASPAAANALLKFFEEPPPRVVLLLTTATPSRLLATIRSRLVEVRFPSLRQTEVAQILHDKGYDKKRAQLGAALSQGSVTRALAALSEDEEQLRDQVARWFFDVVSGETPEEAWASRESLDEGLEIVKTLVRDWISLRPESGEAGTALAVDYAPKLKKLPKINPAKALNALTKIGEAQKLARTNVSPALVSELVRMSLSGTAA, from the coding sequence GTGAGCGATCTGCAGTTCGATGTTGTCGGCGCCGAAGGCCCGAAGCAGTTCTTCGGCCGCTTGAACAAAGCAACGATCGCGCACGCCTATCTCTTTACCGGCCCTCCCGGCGTCGGGAAGAAGACTTTCGCGCGCCGCTTGGCTCAATCGTTATTGTGCGAGGCGCCCAAAGAACATGTGCTTGGTTATGACGGGACGTGCGCGTCGTGCAAGCTGATCGGCAAGGACGAAACCCGCCACCCCGATCTGCTGGAAAGCATCGGCGCATTGAAGATCGGCGAGGCCGACGAACCGATGGCGTTTCATGAAGCCGACGCGACGACGTCGCGCGACTTGGTCCGCCAGCTCTCGCTGCGATCGTATTCCGGCGGTTTCCGTATCTTCGTGTTGGGTGACATCGATTTCGCCTCGCCCGCGGCGGCAAACGCCCTCCTCAAATTTTTCGAAGAGCCTCCGCCGCGAGTCGTCTTGTTACTGACGACGGCTACGCCATCGCGACTGTTAGCTACGATCCGCTCGCGCTTGGTAGAGGTGCGCTTTCCGTCGCTGCGGCAAACCGAGGTCGCGCAGATTTTGCACGACAAAGGCTACGATAAGAAACGTGCGCAGCTCGGAGCCGCGCTTTCACAAGGGTCCGTAACGCGGGCCCTCGCCGCGCTTTCGGAAGATGAGGAGCAACTGCGGGATCAAGTAGCCCGCTGGTTCTTCGACGTGGTTAGCGGGGAAACGCCGGAAGAGGCTTGGGCTTCACGCGAATCGCTCGACGAAGGTCTTGAGATCGTCAAGACATTGGTGCGCGACTGGATTTCGCTGCGGCCCGAAAGCGGCGAGGCGGGCACGGCGTTGGCCGTCGACTATGCGCCGAAGCTGAAGAAGCTTCCAAAAATCAATCCCGCCAAGGCATTGAATGCGCTAACGAAGATTGGCGAAGCCCAAAAGCTCGCTCGCACAAACGTTTCACCGGCACTCGTGAGCGAGCTCGTGCGAATGTCGCTCAGTGGTACGGCGGCCTAA
- a CDS encoding S-methyl-5'-thioadenosine phosphorylase, which translates to MQTKERADIGVFGGSGFYSLIENAREVEVETPYGSPSDAFALGEIAGKRVAFLPRHGKAHRIPPHMINYRANMWAMKALGVKWIIGPTACGSLSAPVKPGSMVVADQVVDRTSGRIDTFYDGPITTHVSFSDPYCPTMRPIAIEALKSLKIDTHERGTIVVVGGPRFSTRSESKWYAAAGWEVINMTQYPECYLARELEMCYVNISLITDYDVGLEGVEGGTPVSHHEVIEVFNKNNARVKDAIFRIVDKIDIKASCSCQSALQGARA; encoded by the coding sequence ATGCAGACGAAAGAACGCGCCGACATCGGCGTCTTTGGCGGCTCCGGTTTTTATTCGCTCATCGAGAATGCTCGCGAGGTCGAGGTGGAAACGCCGTACGGCTCGCCCAGCGACGCGTTCGCGCTCGGCGAGATCGCCGGCAAGCGCGTTGCGTTCTTGCCGCGCCACGGCAAGGCTCATCGCATCCCGCCGCACATGATTAATTACCGCGCCAACATGTGGGCGATGAAAGCGCTCGGCGTGAAGTGGATCATCGGCCCGACCGCTTGCGGCTCGCTGAGTGCGCCGGTCAAGCCCGGCTCGATGGTCGTGGCCGACCAAGTGGTCGATCGCACCAGCGGGCGCATCGACACATTTTACGACGGCCCAATTACCACGCACGTCAGCTTCTCCGACCCGTACTGTCCGACGATGCGGCCGATCGCCATCGAAGCACTCAAGTCGCTCAAGATCGACACGCACGAACGCGGCACGATCGTCGTCGTCGGCGGACCGCGTTTTTCAACCCGCTCCGAATCGAAGTGGTACGCGGCCGCTGGTTGGGAAGTAATCAACATGACCCAATACCCGGAATGCTACTTGGCGCGCGAACTCGAGATGTGCTACGTGAATATCTCGCTGATCACCGATTACGACGTTGGATTGGAAGGCGTCGAGGGCGGCACCCCGGTTTCGCATCATGAAGTGATCGAGGTCTTCAACAAAAATAATGCGCGCGTGAAGGACGCCATCTTCCGGATCGTCGACAAGATCGATATCAAGGCATCGTGCTCGTGTCAGTCGGCGCTGCAGGGAGCGCGTGCGTGA
- a CDS encoding peptide ABC transporter substrate-binding protein codes for MNPSALRASAALLCALSLASCSRAGSGAVSVPHVLRFADVSDPDRLNPYMSTMDLVYDLSSMIYSYLVISDDQGHLVGDLATQVPALNNGGISRDGKTYVYHLRRGVRWHDGAPFTSADVKFSWQAVVSPANNTLHREGYDEVRSIDTPDRYTVVVHLKRRYPPFVSRFFAPLQEGGKGILPAHLLARYHSINTVPFNAAPIGTGPFKFLRWERGREIVLVRNDTYFKGKPKLSRIEFYVIPNDQTMLNELRLHKIDLIASPTTSFHYDYLKVPDVVTELSPWNAQSYFIINNSSPGLNDVRVRRAITMAIDYDAIIKKVTHGVGERAYDVIPPTAIGYTKNAPYRFDPAGAQALLDQAGYRRGAGGVRTRNGVRLDYVLVIISGSTSQQLASVQLQQYLRAVGIGLSIKPYPYNAVFTPTGPIYGNRYDFAIYSVTLPWDPDNLFYLGCDFFYPRGENVYRYCDRTVDRLEKQGLLTDDTAKRAAIYGQAEPRIWNTVPYIPLYELRRQSVHSSALQNFKVNPGSTPWYNIWEWDI; via the coding sequence GTGAACCCCAGCGCGCTACGCGCCTCGGCCGCCCTGCTTTGCGCGCTATCGCTTGCGAGTTGCAGCCGCGCGGGCTCGGGCGCCGTCAGCGTTCCCCACGTCTTACGGTTTGCGGATGTCTCGGATCCCGATCGCCTCAATCCTTACATGTCGACCATGGACCTCGTTTACGATCTCTCCTCCATGATCTATTCCTACTTGGTCATCTCTGATGACCAGGGACATCTGGTCGGCGATCTTGCGACGCAAGTCCCGGCGCTGAATAACGGAGGTATCTCGCGCGACGGCAAGACGTACGTCTATCACCTTCGCCGCGGCGTGCGCTGGCACGACGGCGCCCCCTTTACGTCAGCTGACGTCAAGTTCTCGTGGCAAGCCGTGGTGAGTCCCGCCAACAACACGCTGCATCGCGAGGGCTACGACGAAGTCAGGTCGATCGACACGCCCGACCGCTACACCGTCGTGGTTCATTTAAAGCGCCGCTATCCGCCGTTCGTCTCGCGTTTCTTTGCTCCGCTGCAAGAAGGCGGTAAGGGAATCTTACCCGCCCATTTGCTGGCGCGCTATCATTCCATTAACACAGTTCCGTTCAACGCCGCACCGATCGGCACCGGGCCCTTTAAGTTCCTGCGCTGGGAGCGCGGCCGCGAAATCGTGCTTGTCCGCAATGACACCTATTTTAAGGGCAAGCCGAAGCTCAGTCGCATCGAGTTTTACGTTATTCCGAACGATCAAACGATGCTCAACGAGCTGCGACTGCACAAGATCGATCTGATCGCTTCGCCCACGACGTCATTTCATTACGATTACCTGAAGGTGCCGGACGTCGTCACCGAGCTGTCGCCTTGGAATGCGCAATCGTATTTCATCATCAACAACAGCAGTCCGGGTTTGAACGACGTTCGTGTCCGCCGCGCGATCACGATGGCAATCGATTACGACGCGATCATCAAGAAGGTGACGCATGGCGTCGGTGAGCGGGCATACGACGTGATCCCGCCGACCGCAATCGGCTATACGAAGAACGCGCCCTATCGCTTCGATCCGGCCGGCGCGCAAGCGCTGCTCGACCAAGCCGGATACCGGCGCGGTGCGGGCGGCGTCCGCACGCGTAACGGCGTGCGGCTCGACTACGTGCTAGTCATTATTTCGGGTTCGACCAGTCAGCAGCTGGCCTCGGTGCAATTGCAGCAATATCTGCGCGCCGTTGGCATCGGTCTGTCGATCAAGCCGTATCCATACAACGCGGTCTTCACTCCGACGGGCCCGATCTACGGAAACCGGTACGACTTCGCGATCTACTCCGTCACACTGCCATGGGATCCGGACAATCTGTTTTATCTGGGCTGCGATTTCTTCTATCCGCGCGGCGAGAACGTCTACCGCTACTGCGACCGCACCGTCGACCGGCTGGAGAAACAAGGGCTGCTCACGGATGACACGGCTAAGCGCGCGGCAATCTACGGCCAAGCCGAGCCGCGCATCTGGAACACCGTTCCGTACATTCCGCTTTATGAGTTGCGCCGGCAAAGCGTGCACTCGTCGGCGCTACAGAATTTTAAAGTGAACCCGGGCAGTACGCCCTGGTACAACATATGGGAGTGGGACATCTAA
- a CDS encoding bifunctional nuclease family protein yields the protein MRQMKVDKLGIDLLTHDPVVILKDVDGQRYLPILIGPFEATAIALALEGAPVPRPLTHDLIRTIFETLDARLEQVVIHDIRESTFFAKLVVRKNGELQEIDTRPSDGIALALRMNAPIYVSDKIVLEESAGDKKTDNGADIEHFKKFIDDLKPSDFNR from the coding sequence ATGCGCCAGATGAAGGTCGATAAACTCGGGATCGATCTCCTCACGCACGATCCGGTCGTCATTCTGAAAGACGTCGACGGACAACGGTATCTTCCAATTCTCATCGGCCCATTTGAAGCCACCGCGATCGCGCTGGCGCTCGAAGGCGCGCCCGTTCCGCGCCCGCTTACGCACGACTTAATTCGCACGATTTTCGAAACACTGGACGCGCGGCTCGAGCAAGTCGTCATTCACGACATTCGCGAATCGACGTTCTTCGCCAAGCTCGTCGTGCGCAAGAACGGCGAGCTGCAAGAGATCGACACGCGCCCCTCCGACGGCATCGCGCTGGCCCTACGCATGAACGCGCCGATCTACGTCTCGGACAAAATCGTGTTAGAGGAGTCGGCGGGCGACAAGAAGACCGACAACGGCGCCGACATCGAGCACTTCAAGAAATTCATCGACGATCTAAAACCCAGCGATTTTAACCGCTAG
- the ychF gene encoding redox-regulated ATPase YchF: MALSCGIVGLPNVGKSTIFNALTRSAQALAANYPFATIEPNVGEVPVPDERLDVLAELEHSERIVPATVRFVDIAGLVRGASSGQGLGNAFLSHIRETDAIAMVVRCFRDENVTHVEGTADPGRDIEIVGIELALADLTTLQKRVDKLAREARANPKMRPKVAATENLIVALEQGRPARSFAPESVEREVAAESFLLTAKPLLYVANVDEEQLVQPGPLVEAVEAIAKAEGSRVVVLCGKVEAELAGLSAAEAKEFRTEMGIERSGLDRLAASAYDALGLMTFLTAGPKESRAWTIERGTKAPQAAGKIHSDIERGFIRAEIVDYADYVRYKTMDALRAAGKVRSEGKDYVMQEGDVVNFRFNV; this comes from the coding sequence ATGGCGCTCTCTTGCGGCATCGTCGGTTTGCCCAACGTCGGCAAATCCACCATCTTTAACGCGCTCACGCGTTCGGCGCAGGCGTTGGCTGCCAACTACCCGTTCGCGACCATCGAACCCAACGTCGGCGAGGTTCCGGTCCCCGACGAGCGATTAGACGTGCTGGCGGAGCTGGAGCATTCCGAACGGATCGTGCCGGCCACCGTGCGTTTCGTTGACATCGCGGGTCTGGTTCGCGGCGCGAGCTCGGGCCAGGGCCTGGGCAACGCCTTTCTGAGCCACATTCGCGAGACGGACGCGATCGCGATGGTCGTACGCTGCTTCCGAGACGAAAACGTGACGCACGTCGAGGGCACCGCCGATCCGGGCCGCGACATCGAAATCGTGGGCATCGAGCTCGCGCTGGCGGATTTGACGACCTTGCAGAAGCGGGTGGACAAGCTCGCGCGCGAGGCGCGCGCCAATCCCAAAATGCGGCCCAAGGTTGCGGCGACGGAAAACCTGATCGTGGCGCTCGAGCAGGGCCGTCCGGCGCGCTCCTTTGCCCCGGAATCGGTCGAACGGGAAGTGGCCGCCGAATCGTTTCTGCTGACCGCCAAGCCGTTGCTGTACGTCGCCAATGTGGACGAGGAGCAACTCGTGCAGCCCGGGCCTCTGGTCGAGGCTGTGGAGGCCATTGCCAAGGCCGAGGGCAGCCGCGTCGTGGTGCTGTGCGGCAAGGTCGAGGCGGAATTGGCCGGGCTTTCGGCGGCCGAGGCCAAGGAGTTCCGGACCGAGATGGGCATCGAGCGCAGCGGCCTGGACCGGCTGGCGGCCAGCGCCTATGACGCGCTTGGGCTCATGACGTTTCTGACGGCGGGCCCGAAGGAGAGCCGCGCCTGGACCATCGAGCGCGGAACCAAGGCCCCGCAGGCCGCCGGCAAGATTCACAGCGACATCGAGCGCGGCTTCATTCGTGCAGAAATCGTAGACTACGCGGATTATGTGCGCTATAAAACGATGGATGCGCTGCGCGCGGCGGGTAAGGTTCGCAGTGAGGGTAAGGATTATGTGATGCAGGAAGGCGATGTCGTGAACTTCCGGTTCAACGTATAG
- a CDS encoding Glu/Leu/Phe/Val dehydrogenase — MSTSARDVSVFGDGITYFNEAAELLQLERSMRAILTHPSRQIIFSIPFQRDSGEFEVYTGYRVQYNFARGPVKGGIRYHPGVTLDEVTALAFWMTWKCAVVDLPFGGAKGGVTCDPSKLSQNELERITRRYAAELVEVVGPDKDVPAPDVGTNSQTMAWFMDTYSMHMRQTAPGVVTGKPLAIGGSKGRVEATGRGVTIVAMDEMENMKMKPSQARVVIQGFGNVGMWAARLFAQRGCKIVGISDVTGAYYNEKGIDLDTAIELAEKDHNLGAFRGGDKISNAELLMSECDVLVPAALERVLTSENAPHVKAKLVVEGANGPTTPDADHILYQRGITVIPDIMANAGGVTVSYFEWVQDKMGYFWKLNEVNDRLEDTLITNFHELRGIAKRHNIPYRTAAYMVAIDRVVQSLKLRGVYA; from the coding sequence GTGAGCACCTCAGCCCGCGACGTTTCAGTCTTCGGCGACGGCATCACCTATTTCAACGAAGCGGCCGAACTGTTGCAGTTGGAGCGCTCGATGCGCGCCATTCTCACCCACCCCTCGCGTCAGATCATCTTTTCGATTCCGTTTCAGCGAGATTCGGGCGAGTTCGAGGTCTACACCGGCTATCGCGTGCAGTACAACTTCGCGCGCGGCCCGGTTAAAGGCGGCATTCGCTACCACCCCGGCGTGACGCTCGACGAAGTAACGGCGCTGGCTTTTTGGATGACGTGGAAATGCGCGGTCGTCGATCTGCCGTTCGGCGGAGCGAAGGGCGGCGTCACCTGCGATCCGTCAAAACTTTCGCAAAACGAACTCGAACGCATCACGCGCCGCTACGCGGCGGAACTGGTGGAGGTCGTCGGCCCGGACAAAGATGTGCCCGCGCCCGATGTCGGCACGAACTCGCAGACGATGGCGTGGTTCATGGACACCTACTCGATGCACATGCGGCAAACGGCGCCGGGCGTGGTCACCGGTAAGCCGCTTGCGATCGGCGGCTCGAAGGGACGCGTCGAAGCGACCGGCCGCGGCGTGACGATTGTTGCGATGGACGAGATGGAAAACATGAAGATGAAGCCGTCGCAGGCGAGGGTCGTGATTCAGGGATTCGGCAACGTAGGCATGTGGGCCGCGCGCCTTTTTGCGCAGCGCGGGTGCAAGATCGTCGGCATCTCCGACGTTACCGGTGCATACTATAACGAAAAGGGCATCGATCTCGACACGGCCATCGAGCTGGCCGAGAAAGATCACAACCTTGGCGCATTTCGCGGCGGCGATAAAATCAGCAACGCCGAGCTTTTGATGAGCGAGTGCGACGTACTAGTGCCGGCTGCGCTCGAGCGCGTCTTAACATCAGAAAACGCGCCGCACGTAAAGGCGAAGCTCGTGGTGGAGGGCGCGAACGGTCCGACCACGCCGGATGCCGATCACATTTTGTACCAGCGCGGGATTACGGTCATTCCCGATATCATGGCCAATGCCGGCGGCGTTACCGTTTCATACTTCGAGTGGGTTCAGGACAAGATGGGTTACTTTTGGAAGCTCAATGAGGTGAATGACCGCCTCGAAGACACGCTCATCACGAATTTCCACGAATTGCGCGGAATCGCGAAGCGGCACAACATCCCGTACCGCACCGCGGCATACATGGTCGCAATCGACCGCGTCGTGCAGTCGCTAAAGCTCCGCGGGGTTTACGCCTAG